From a single Candidatus Woesearchaeota archaeon genomic region:
- a CDS encoding TatD family hydrolase — MILVDVHAHLDHHKFGNNLDNVIENSRKAGVKAIITSGINKKTNRLILEIAQKYPDIVKCSFGLYPIDALDKEIEADPKTFVRDIGPLNVDEELEWIERNKGKCIAVGECGLDFHWVRGRDEEQKKVFRKIIAAVEKIKKPIIVHSRKAELEAIEMLESSKIKHIIMHCFSGNKKLIKRAADNGWSFSIPPVIVRLQHFQLLTEMVNINQLLTETDAPYLSPYPDKMNEPAFVVETIKKIAGIKGFDIEETANSIYLNYKRIFE, encoded by the coding sequence ATGATATTAGTTGACGTGCATGCGCATCTTGACCACCATAAGTTTGGAAACAATCTGGACAATGTTATAGAGAACTCCAGAAAAGCAGGAGTCAAGGCAATAATCACATCAGGCATAAACAAAAAAACCAACAGATTGATATTGGAAATAGCACAAAAATACCCGGATATTGTAAAATGCTCTTTCGGCCTGTATCCGATAGATGCTTTAGACAAAGAGATCGAGGCAGACCCGAAAACATTTGTCAGGGATATTGGGCCGCTAAATGTTGACGAAGAGCTTGAATGGATTGAAAGGAACAAGGGCAAATGCATTGCAGTCGGCGAATGCGGCCTTGATTTCCACTGGGTTCGGGGAAGGGATGAAGAGCAGAAAAAGGTTTTCCGGAAAATAATTGCAGCAGTTGAAAAAATAAAAAAGCCGATAATTGTCCACTCAAGAAAAGCAGAGCTTGAAGCCATTGAAATGCTGGAAAGCTCTAAAATAAAGCACATTATAATGCACTGCTTCTCAGGCAACAAAAAGCTGATTAAAAGGGCCGCTGACAACGGCTGGAGCTTCTCCATTCCCCCTGTTATTGTAAGATTGCAGCATTTCCAATTATTGACAGAAATGGTCAACATTAACCAGCTATTGACAGAGACTGACGCCCCTTATCTCTCGCCTTATCCGGACAAGATGAATGAGCCCGCTTTTGTGGTCGAAACAATAAAGAAGATCGCCGGGATCAAGGGCTTTGATATCGAAGAAACAGCGAACAGCATTTATTTAAACTACAAGAGGATATTTGAATAA
- a CDS encoding nucleotidyltransferase domain-containing protein: MNYAEKKLKRVSNLETVKKQSEEILNDIKKELVKMEKINAIVLFGSFARGDYSERHSDLDIMIFLDDTEKNTALEERILKKIIQINQSKRISIHTVFQYKKLSEEDASLMLTIAEEGRTLFAKKSIVISKDILGLKSHHLVIFDTANTDQIKKNKLQRFLHGYSVKGKKYRGIIDGDKVIGAGKGAIIVPQELLNKVLLFADYIDVKARQGGKFYK, from the coding sequence ATGAATTATGCTGAAAAAAAGCTGAAGAGGGTAAGCAATCTAGAAACAGTAAAAAAACAATCTGAAGAAATTCTTAATGACATAAAAAAGGAACTGGTTAAAATGGAAAAGATAAACGCCATTGTGCTCTTTGGCTCATTTGCCCGCGGCGATTATTCTGAAAGGCACTCCGATTTGGATATAATGATTTTTTTAGATGACACAGAAAAAAACACTGCTCTTGAAGAGCGGATTTTAAAAAAAATCATACAAATAAACCAATCAAAACGAATCTCCATTCATACGGTTTTTCAATATAAAAAACTAAGCGAAGAGGATGCCAGCTTAATGCTTACAATAGCAGAAGAGGGCAGAACATTGTTTGCTAAAAAATCAATAGTCATAAGCAAGGATATCCTGGGCTTGAAAAGCCATCATTTGGTGATATTTGATACAGCAAATACAGATCAAATAAAGAAAAACAAGCTTCAAAGATTCCTTCATGGCTATAGTGTAAAAGGCAAAAAGTACAGGGGAATTATAGATGGCGATAAAGTAATTGGCGCTGGAAAGGGCGCGATAATAGTTCCACAAGAGCTTCTCAACAAAGTGCTTCTTTTTGCAGATTATATAGATGTGAAGGCAAGACAGGGCGGTAAATTCTATAAATGA
- a CDS encoding radical SAM protein encodes MMIQKTSFYSWKTGNLAKGCRLCVDGSKLVLFATGLCPRSCFYCPLSEQKKNKDVVYADEWKIEKDKDIISEAQSIGAKGASLTGGDPFMVLNRSIKYIRLLKKAFGKKFHIHLYTLPELLNYEKLKKFHDAGLDELRLHPDIFNKKNWAKIDIVKKFKWQIGVEIPVIPGQKKKIIELIDYFADKINFLNLNELEISDTNANKLLKMGFRCKDEVSYGIKGSEELAFELLRHINKKHPKLNVHYCTAALKDKVQLANRIKRRAKNTAKDYDIIGKEGMLARGAVYLSNLKPGFSYRKRLGNILKNKKIKNELIKKLNAIKNNLKNGFKIKNSLIAVDRQKLRILTSIKIINKISKTKKGLCFAIVEEYPTWDQTEMSVEFLQ; translated from the coding sequence ATGATGATCCAAAAAACAAGCTTTTATTCGTGGAAAACAGGGAATCTGGCAAAAGGATGCAGGCTTTGTGTAGATGGATCTAAATTAGTTTTATTTGCAACCGGTCTATGCCCCAGAAGCTGCTTTTACTGCCCATTGTCCGAGCAAAAAAAGAACAAGGATGTTGTTTATGCAGATGAATGGAAGATCGAAAAAGACAAGGACATAATATCCGAAGCACAATCAATAGGCGCAAAAGGAGCTTCTCTGACAGGAGGCGACCCGTTCATGGTTTTAAACAGAAGCATAAAATACATCAGATTATTGAAAAAAGCCTTTGGGAAAAAATTTCACATCCACCTTTACACGCTTCCTGAATTATTGAATTATGAAAAATTAAAAAAATTTCATGATGCTGGATTGGATGAGCTAAGGCTCCATCCTGATATTTTCAATAAGAAGAATTGGGCTAAGATTGACATTGTTAAAAAATTCAAATGGCAAATCGGAGTTGAAATCCCTGTTATTCCGGGCCAAAAAAAGAAAATCATTGAGCTGATTGATTATTTTGCGGATAAAATCAATTTTCTGAATCTAAACGAATTGGAAATATCAGACACAAATGCGAATAAATTATTGAAAATGGGCTTCAGGTGCAAAGATGAAGTTTCATACGGCATAAAAGGAAGCGAAGAGCTGGCTTTTGAATTATTAAGACATATCAATAAAAAACATCCAAAGCTGAATGTCCATTACTGCACCGCAGCATTAAAGGACAAAGTCCAATTGGCAAACCGGATAAAGAGAAGGGCAAAAAATACTGCAAAAGATTACGATATTATCGGTAAAGAAGGCATGCTGGCCAGGGGCGCTGTTTATTTATCAAATTTAAAGCCCGGATTCAGCTATAGAAAAAGGCTGGGAAATATTTTAAAAAATAAAAAAATAAAAAATGAGCTTATAAAAAAATTAAATGCAATAAAAAATAATCTAAAAAACGGCTTTAAAATAAAAAACAGCTTAATCGCCGTTGACAGGCAGAAATTAAGGATCCTGACTTCAATAAAAATAATCAATAAAATATCAAAAACTAAAAAAGGCCTGTGTTTTGCAATTGTCGAAGAATATCCCACATGGGATCAGACTGAGATGAGTGTTGAATTTCTGCAATAA
- a CDS encoding DUF2391 family protein produces the protein MTIEPEEPEYFSAKDIVRSFFGSLFFGFALIFSKALIDLSITLDKIHIILILLSTFLILTFEIYFIGYQRIKNRERRPFWEFWLKRFATFYIITVLVSLYLVYIYNFQVYLITYMEVIKLVVAVSLPCATGAAIADLLKKY, from the coding sequence ATGACTATTGAGCCAGAAGAGCCGGAGTATTTCTCGGCAAAGGATATTGTGAGGTCGTTTTTCGGCTCTTTATTTTTTGGGTTTGCACTCATATTCAGCAAGGCATTGATCGATCTCAGCATTACATTGGACAAGATTCACATAATCCTTATTCTGCTTTCGACTTTTCTGATCCTTACATTTGAGATATATTTCATCGGCTACCAAAGGATAAAAAATAGGGAAAGAAGGCCTTTCTGGGAATTCTGGCTGAAAAGATTCGCAACATTCTACATAATAACAGTCTTGGTTTCACTCTATCTCGTTTATATTTATAATTTTCAGGTTTATCTTATAACATACATGGAAGTAATAAAGCTCGTAGTTGCAGTTTCATTGCCCTGCGCAACAGGAGCTGCAATAGCAGACTTGCTGAAAAAATACTAA
- a CDS encoding archease: MEKYKFFEHTADAKFQAYGKTLEEAFSNAALAMFSVMTDVKKIKPKIKKEISVEGIDQKQLLYNFLEEFLFLMDTEFLLLSSVEKIKINANKLTAAASFDKAENYETHGDVKAVTYQEMEIKQEKDKFTVQVVVDI; this comes from the coding sequence ATGGAAAAATACAAGTTTTTTGAGCACACGGCAGATGCTAAATTCCAGGCATACGGCAAAACCCTGGAAGAGGCATTCTCGAATGCAGCTTTGGCTATGTTCTCAGTAATGACTGATGTTAAAAAAATAAAGCCAAAAATAAAAAAAGAGATAAGTGTTGAAGGAATAGACCAAAAGCAGCTTCTTTATAATTTTCTGGAAGAATTCTTGTTTTTAATGGACACGGAATTTTTGCTGTTAAGCAGCGTTGAAAAGATAAAGATCAATGCAAATAAATTAACTGCAGCAGCCTCTTTTGACAAGGCAGAAAACTATGAAACACATGGTGATGTGAAAGCAGTTACATACCAGGAAATGGAAATAAAACAGGAAAAAGATAAATTTACTGTGCAGGTTGTGGTTGACATATAA
- a CDS encoding RtcB family protein: MELKKINELTWEIPKTGNMKVPAIIYASEKLIEKIKQDLTLKQAENVAALKGIQRASYTMPDAHQGYGFPIGGVAAFDMDEGIISPGGVGYDINCGVRLLSTDWSEKDIAAKRKELLNEIFKEVPAGVGKAGITKLSKDILIEILKKGAKWALENGYGTKEDLERTEENGIMKDAEPGTVSQRALERGMPQLGTLGSGNHFLEIQKVDQIYDIETAKDFGITEKGQIAVMIHCGSRGLGHQVASDYIKEMEEKHGIKDLPDRELVNAPINSETGQRYYKAMCCAINYAFANRQMIEHWTRDVFSKVMGSSDGMKQVYDVCHNLAKFERHNVDGKQKLVCVHRKGATRSFGPGREEIPDVYRSIGQPVIIPGSMGTASYLLVGTKKAEEISWGSTAHGAGRVASRSEGLRTLRGEQVAHDLERKGIEVKATSWKGIAEEAPQMYKDIDEVVRVSHALGIGNMVVRLVPLAVMKG; the protein is encoded by the coding sequence ATGGAACTAAAAAAAATAAATGAGCTTACTTGGGAGATACCGAAAACAGGCAACATGAAAGTTCCTGCGATAATATACGCTTCCGAGAAGCTTATTGAGAAGATAAAGCAGGATTTAACCCTGAAACAAGCAGAGAATGTTGCAGCATTGAAAGGGATCCAGAGAGCATCATACACAATGCCGGATGCTCATCAAGGATATGGATTTCCAATCGGTGGTGTTGCTGCGTTTGACATGGATGAAGGAATTATAAGCCCAGGCGGAGTAGGGTATGATATAAATTGCGGCGTCAGATTATTGAGCACAGACTGGTCTGAAAAAGACATTGCTGCAAAAAGAAAAGAGCTGCTTAATGAGATCTTCAAAGAAGTCCCTGCAGGAGTTGGGAAAGCAGGAATTACAAAGCTGAGCAAAGATATTTTAATTGAGATTCTTAAAAAAGGAGCAAAATGGGCATTAGAAAATGGCTATGGGACAAAAGAAGATCTGGAAAGAACAGAAGAAAACGGAATTATGAAAGATGCTGAGCCAGGCACAGTTTCTCAAAGAGCTTTAGAAAGGGGAATGCCGCAGTTGGGAACATTGGGAAGCGGTAATCATTTTCTGGAAATACAGAAGGTTGATCAAATCTACGACATAGAAACTGCAAAAGATTTTGGAATAACTGAAAAAGGCCAGATAGCTGTGATGATACACTGCGGATCCAGAGGATTAGGCCATCAGGTTGCTTCTGATTATATTAAAGAAATGGAAGAAAAGCACGGCATAAAAGATCTGCCGGACAGGGAACTGGTTAATGCCCCTATTAATTCAGAAACAGGCCAGAGGTACTATAAAGCAATGTGCTGCGCAATAAATTACGCTTTTGCCAACAGGCAGATGATAGAGCATTGGACAAGGGATGTTTTCAGTAAAGTAATGGGCAGCTCTGATGGAATGAAGCAAGTTTATGATGTCTGCCATAACTTGGCTAAATTTGAAAGGCACAATGTTGATGGAAAGCAGAAATTAGTCTGCGTTCACAGAAAAGGCGCAACAAGATCATTTGGCCCCGGAAGAGAGGAAATTCCAGATGTTTATAGAAGCATTGGGCAGCCTGTTATTATTCCGGGCAGCATGGGAACTGCATCTTATCTTTTGGTTGGAACGAAAAAAGCAGAAGAGATTTCCTGGGGATCAACAGCCCACGGCGCAGGAAGAGTGGCATCAAGGAGCGAAGGGTTGAGGACATTAAGGGGAGAGCAGGTTGCGCATGATCTTGAAAGGAAAGGCATAGAAGTCAAGGCAACTTCATGGAAAGGGATCGCAGAAGAAGCTCCGCAGATGTACAAGGACATTGATGAAGTTGTCAGAGTTTCTCATGCGCTTGGGATCGGGAATATGGTTGTCAGATTGGTGCCTCTGGCAGTGATGAAGGGGTAG
- a CDS encoding 7-cyano-7-deazaguanine synthase: MNKKIKDIVYTISPNSKMRFLNDKYLWMERDIFILASIIFNIETVFRMKEKVNQVKISISEETAELCNLTALKNEIMDLLNYVLMYDVEVIFEVNQEYSKYKRDKDLEFNKCNNVCLFSGGIDSFSGIVTCKKEYKDIEGLFVAHGDQPRGVNIVSTLYKNALEKLKIPIHTLYAPPMKRYGYSQLRGFLYCMYGAIYMSLLKADNLLVTECGPTMYQPKFSPFDSVTMTTHPYVLKRTKNIIELFLRRKVHIITPFENLTKAEVFINSPIKNQFQFTHSCISLGTGRNCGHCYGCVVRKIGSIIADLKDTEYDINPFTEDYQKGENLVSLARFSHDVLLKYETMNFTSKENIFIYKKQRLFKRFALDTFAAIYILKEKGFQTNPYIENSYEAVINKLGIKKIKERIENVRSGKFIPNFDKEVN, encoded by the coding sequence ATGAACAAAAAAATTAAGGATATTGTCTACACGATTTCTCCGAATTCAAAGATGCGTTTCTTAAATGATAAATATCTTTGGATGGAAAGAGATATTTTTATACTTGCATCAATAATTTTTAATATCGAAACTGTTTTCAGGATGAAAGAAAAAGTTAATCAGGTTAAAATATCTATTTCTGAAGAGACTGCCGAATTATGCAATTTAACAGCTCTCAAAAATGAGATAATGGATTTGTTAAATTATGTGCTGATGTATGATGTCGAGGTTATTTTTGAAGTTAATCAAGAATATTCTAAATATAAAAGAGACAAGGATTTAGAATTTAACAAATGCAATAATGTTTGTCTATTCTCCGGGGGTATTGATAGCTTTTCAGGAATTGTTACTTGTAAAAAAGAATATAAAGATATTGAAGGACTATTCGTAGCACATGGAGATCAACCTAGGGGAGTGAATATTGTCTCTACCCTCTACAAAAATGCATTAGAAAAATTAAAAATTCCAATCCACACTCTTTATGCACCCCCCATGAAAAGATATGGATACTCTCAATTAAGGGGTTTTCTTTATTGTATGTATGGTGCAATCTACATGAGTTTACTCAAAGCAGATAATCTACTTGTAACTGAATGTGGTCCAACGATGTATCAACCAAAATTCTCACCTTTTGATAGTGTAACCATGACTACTCACCCATATGTGTTAAAAAGGACTAAAAATATTATTGAATTATTTTTAAGAAGAAAAGTTCATATTATCACTCCATTTGAAAATCTAACAAAAGCAGAAGTTTTTATAAATTCACCAATAAAAAATCAATTCCAGTTTACACATTCATGTATTTCTTTAGGAACGGGAAGAAATTGTGGGCATTGTTATGGTTGCGTTGTTCGAAAAATTGGATCAATAATAGCTGATCTTAAAGATACAGAATATGATATTAATCCTTTTACTGAGGATTACCAAAAAGGAGAAAATCTTGTCAGTTTAGCAAGGTTTTCTCATGATGTACTATTAAAATATGAGACTATGAATTTTACTTCCAAGGAGAATATTTTCATTTACAAAAAACAGAGGTTGTTTAAGAGATTTGCATTAGATACCTTTGCAGCAATTTATATTTTGAAAGAAAAAGGATTTCAGACTAACCCTTACATCGAAAATTCATATGAAGCCGTCATTAATAAATTAGGTATAAAAAAGATAAAAGAAAGAATTGAAAATGTAAGGTCTGGTAAATTTATTCCTAATTTTGATAAAGAAGTTAACTAG
- a CDS encoding Fic family protein, translating into MHVEKRKAGKRIKYFLAHSYREGSKVHKFRKYLGQDIDLLDERKKIAEKLILEEIHRYQIIKDPLQVELSEEEINSIRKLEAQIPLKISHLSERDWKEFSKIFTYNTNAIEGSRLNQEEVKELLEKDKWPDKSKEDIAEAFGVDEAISYIRNTKERISLELIKKMHKIVFKNSKPFAGKLRKRGEEVVVMGSGGNVVHEGAPQSRINHLLRGLAEWYEKNKNRYPGLILGAVVHNQFENIHPFRDGNGRVGRILLNNILIKHNLPPINIDFRNRAEYYASLQAYEKNHDLKPTIEL; encoded by the coding sequence ATGCACGTTGAGAAAAGAAAGGCAGGAAAGCGGATAAAGTATTTCTTGGCGCATTCTTACAGGGAAGGCTCCAAGGTTCATAAATTCAGAAAATATCTGGGGCAGGATATAGATTTGCTGGATGAAAGGAAAAAAATAGCTGAAAAGCTTATTCTGGAAGAAATACACAGATACCAAATCATAAAAGATCCGCTTCAGGTAGAGCTTTCAGAAGAAGAGATAAATTCAATAAGAAAGCTTGAAGCTCAAATACCATTAAAGATAAGCCACTTATCAGAAAGAGACTGGAAAGAATTCTCAAAAATATTCACATACAATACCAACGCAATAGAAGGAAGCAGATTAAACCAGGAGGAAGTGAAAGAGCTGCTGGAAAAAGACAAATGGCCCGATAAGTCAAAAGAGGATATTGCAGAAGCATTCGGAGTGGATGAAGCAATTTCATATATTCGAAACACAAAAGAGCGCATCTCATTAGAGCTCATAAAAAAGATGCATAAAATTGTATTTAAAAATTCCAAGCCATTTGCAGGAAAACTAAGAAAAAGAGGCGAAGAAGTGGTTGTCATGGGCAGCGGGGGAAATGTTGTCCACGAAGGAGCGCCTCAGTCGAGAATAAATCATCTTCTGCGCGGATTGGCAGAATGGTATGAAAAGAACAAAAACAGGTATCCTGGATTGATTCTCGGGGCAGTTGTACATAACCAATTTGAGAATATTCATCCGTTCAGGGATGGAAATGGGCGGGTGGGAAGAATCTTGCTGAATAATATACTCATCAAGCATAATCTGCCCCCGATAAACATAGATTTCAGGAACAGGGCAGAATACTATGCATCTTTGCAGGCATATGAAAAAAACCATGATTTAAAGCCCACGATAGAGCTTTAG
- a CDS encoding metallophosphoesterase, whose amino-acid sequence MEKKTDKKLKILAAGDIHGDMSLAEKLAEQAKRENVDLVILCGDLTMGERSTTNLIGPFKKRNEKVLLIPGNHETVATADFLAEVYGVKNIHGYSVKYGNVGIFGAGGANIGLFQMDEKEIYDLLKKGFDKIKDLSKKIMVTHVHPSGTKMEKFTQFCPGSPGIKRAIEKFHPDILLCSHVHEAEGIEEMVGKTKVINVGKKGKIIEI is encoded by the coding sequence ATGGAAAAGAAAACTGATAAAAAACTAAAGATACTTGCTGCCGGGGACATTCATGGAGATATGAGCCTTGCTGAGAAGCTGGCTGAGCAGGCAAAACGGGAAAATGTTGATCTTGTTATTCTCTGCGGTGATTTAACAATGGGAGAGAGGTCAACAACAAACTTAATCGGCCCATTTAAAAAAAGAAATGAGAAAGTTTTGCTTATTCCCGGAAATCATGAGACTGTTGCAACTGCGGATTTTCTTGCTGAAGTTTATGGAGTTAAAAATATACACGGCTATTCTGTGAAATACGGCAATGTGGGGATCTTTGGAGCAGGCGGCGCAAATATCGGATTGTTTCAGATGGATGAAAAAGAGATTTATGATTTGCTGAAGAAGGGGTTTGACAAAATAAAGGATTTAAGTAAAAAAATAATGGTCACGCATGTGCATCCTTCAGGAACAAAGATGGAGAAGTTCACGCAATTCTGCCCAGGAAGCCCCGGAATAAAGAGGGCAATAGAAAAGTTTCATCCTGACATACTGCTTTGCTCCCATGTTCATGAGGCAGAGGGCATAGAAGAGATGGTTGGCAAGACGAAAGTGATCAATGTCGGGAAGAAAGGGAAGATTATTGAGATTTAA
- a CDS encoding threonylcarbamoyl-AMP synthase: protein MEIINKDEFKINKEAILRGILNGATFIHPTDTIYGIGCNARHFGAVKKVREAKQRYTRPFSIIAPSIEWIKENCEVSKEAEKWLKKLPGPYTLILKLKRKDAISPNVNSDLDTLGIRIPNHWFSEVAAELNVPIVTTSANVIGKDFMTSVENLDPEIKVKIDFILYEGEKKGKPSTIIDLTEKEKVIKR from the coding sequence ATGGAAATCATAAATAAAGACGAGTTCAAGATAAACAAAGAAGCTATTCTGAGGGGGATATTAAATGGCGCTACATTTATTCACCCTACTGACACGATCTATGGGATCGGCTGCAATGCAAGGCATTTTGGAGCTGTAAAAAAAGTGAGGGAAGCGAAGCAGCGCTATACAAGGCCTTTTTCAATTATTGCTCCTTCAATAGAATGGATCAAGGAAAACTGTGAAGTATCAAAAGAAGCGGAGAAATGGCTGAAAAAGCTTCCAGGACCTTATACATTGATTCTAAAACTCAAAAGAAAGGATGCGATTTCTCCGAATGTGAATTCTGATTTAGATACACTGGGCATAAGAATCCCTAATCACTGGTTCAGCGAGGTTGCTGCTGAGCTGAATGTTCCGATTGTGACGACATCTGCCAATGTAATTGGCAAGGATTTCATGACATCTGTTGAAAATCTTGATCCTGAAATAAAGGTTAAGATTGATTTCATACTATACGAAGGAGAGAAAAAAGGCAAGCCTTCAACGATAATTGACCTGACTGAAAAGGAAAAGGTAATAAAAAGATAG
- a CDS encoding DUF192 domain-containing protein, with protein sequence MFSKRRKDFALVLAFDEEKRISLHMLFVFYPIDVLFLNKNGKIVEIKKNFKPFTVYTGIRRAKYAVELPCGIINKTKLNDKIEF encoded by the coding sequence ATGTTTTCTAAAAGAAGAAAGGATTTTGCGCTGGTTTTGGCTTTTGATGAAGAAAAAAGAATCTCGCTGCACATGCTCTTTGTTTTTTACCCGATTGATGTGCTGTTTTTAAATAAAAACGGGAAAATTGTTGAAATAAAAAAGAATTTTAAGCCCTTTACTGTTTATACTGGCATCAGAAGAGCAAAATATGCTGTTGAATTGCCTTGCGGCATCATTAATAAAACAAAGCTCAATGATAAAATAGAATTCTGA
- a CDS encoding winged helix-turn-helix transcriptional regulator: protein MNINEQLKTIGWTPLHTRLLAHRIGDGSVNYYGHYDWSNKHMEEFVELAKFLKVKSWGPIISDKYGTKKIIVHKKNFKNFAAIFGLNHEHLIHDKLLLLDTLKQLPKDHKIQMLLAFIVDDGSCSNWMLSLFVDPDEQVIEKVKILWNDVFPGTLSIQTSITKKGTKVYRLFCNREGIISLMHEIREAVRKYGPIANLWWKQPIFDNRYKKAISKRAKELYETKIYFGFKEKRVLEYLKENKTITIKEIRRILNLTKDRAHRFITKLVKNNKLFLIDAGNRARYSLEYEDNSFENRKKIIMEYLMKNRIMRNRDCRRLLDVGSSKAYKILKEIQKQGNIKQIKSNGTTYYVPS from the coding sequence ATGAACATAAATGAACAATTGAAAACTATTGGTTGGACCCCGCTGCATACAAGACTTCTGGCGCATAGGATAGGTGATGGCAGCGTAAATTATTACGGACACTATGATTGGAGTAATAAACATATGGAAGAATTTGTTGAACTAGCTAAATTCTTGAAAGTAAAATCTTGGGGACCAATCATAAGTGATAAGTACGGAACAAAGAAGATAATAGTGCATAAGAAAAATTTCAAGAATTTTGCAGCAATATTTGGCTTAAATCATGAACACTTAATTCATGATAAGCTTCTACTTTTAGATACCTTAAAACAACTACCGAAAGATCATAAAATACAGATGTTACTGGCGTTCATTGTGGATGATGGTTCTTGCAGTAACTGGATGCTCTCGCTCTTTGTGGATCCTGATGAGCAAGTGATAGAAAAAGTCAAAATATTATGGAATGACGTATTTCCTGGCACTCTGAGCATTCAAACATCTATTACAAAGAAAGGAACAAAGGTGTATCGCTTATTTTGCAATAGGGAAGGAATAATATCCTTAATGCATGAAATAAGAGAAGCGGTCAGAAAATATGGTCCTATTGCAAATCTTTGGTGGAAGCAGCCAATATTTGATAATAGGTACAAAAAAGCTATTTCCAAAAGAGCCAAGGAGTTGTACGAAACTAAAATTTACTTTGGTTTCAAGGAGAAAAGAGTACTGGAGTATCTTAAGGAGAACAAAACCATAACTATTAAGGAGATTAGAAGGATTTTAAACCTAACAAAAGATAGAGCACATAGATTTATAACCAAACTAGTGAAAAATAATAAATTATTCTTAATAGATGCAGGAAACAGAGCCAGATATTCTCTTGAATATGAAGACAACAGTTTTGAAAATAGAAAAAAAATCATAATGGAATATCTCATGAAAAATAGGATTATGCGCAATCGAGACTGCAGAAGATTGTTGGATGTGGGTTCATCCAAGGCTTACAAAATACTTAAAGAAATACAAAAGCAAGGAAATATAAAACAAATAAAATCTAATGGCACAACATATTACGTGCCATCTTAG